One window from the genome of Cryptomeria japonica chromosome 6, Sugi_1.0, whole genome shotgun sequence encodes:
- the LOC131876599 gene encoding uncharacterized protein LOC131876599 → MASLVGKTTSPEKAQEVGTSSNVLEITPIVPLSMIAPLKELQGAQVVESKPEPNPKADPVQTKEAEASAPLKKTKRKRESKKVTIVVSEESKEEYPTPKTTKKPTPKKRKSKKDGEAKVFAKEAFVQPDLAEVQKEEVAEKALEEPKEKAQETPKKELKKRTPPKNKVESSLVTKETPQPQEEQVTLAQPPKIVVQVEKEIVMKLEELARRQTRVTQVLSQDLLDLFLGSSALESFRIKWGDSEVGCRDVIMGHT, encoded by the coding sequence ATGGCCTCCCTCGTTGGGAAAACCACAAGCCCTGAGAAAGCCCAAGAGGTTGGGACTAGCTCAAATGTCCTTGAAATTACCCCTATCGTTCCATTAAGCATGATAGCCCCACTTAAAGAGCTTCAAGGTGCCCAAGTTGTAGAATCAAAGCCTGAGCCTAACCCTAAAGCAGATCCTGTCCAAACTAAGGAGGCTGAAGCCAGTGCTCCCCTGAAGAAAACCAAGAGGAAGAGGGAATCGAAGAAGGTGACAATTGTAGTGTCTGAAGAGTCAAAGGAGGAATATCCAACCCCAAAAACTACCAAAAAACCCACCCCCAAGAAGAGGAAATCCAAGAAGGATGGGGAGGCCAAAGTTTTTGCTAAAGAAGCATTTGTTCAGCCAGACCTTGCTGAGGTTCAAAAGGAAGAAGTTGCAGAGAAGGCACTTGAGGAGCCTAAAGAAAAGGCTCAAGAAACACCAAAGAAGGAGTTGAAGAAGAGAACCCCTCCTAAGAATAAAGTTGAGTCTTCCCTTGTTACAAAAGAGACTCCACAACCTCAAGAGGAACAAGTAACACTAGCCCAACCTCCCAAAATAGTTGTTCAGGTGGAGAAAGAGATAGTCATGAAATTGGAAGAGTTAGCTAGGAGGCAAACCAGAGTAACCCAAGTCCTGAGCCAGGATTTACTAGACCTCTTCCTTGGTTCAAGTGCACTAGAGTCTTTCAGAATAAAATGGGGAGATTCAGAGGTTGGATGCAGAGATGTTATCATGGGACATACATGA